A window of the Miscanthus floridulus cultivar M001 chromosome 14, ASM1932011v1, whole genome shotgun sequence genome harbors these coding sequences:
- the LOC136505518 gene encoding cysteine-rich receptor-like protein kinase 44 isoform X1: MSDDLDIKLHLLETITNNFSEDHRVSSGGYGVVYRGVYKGKEIAVKKLHQLQGLDDKAFDNEFRNLSKVHHKNVVKLVGYCYESRRKYVQHNGELILATLMERILCFEYMECGSLDKHITDESCDLDWPTCYQIIKGTCEGINHLHSAYEKPIFHLDLKPDNILLDNNKMAKIADLGLSKLVASTQTHKTETVKGTHGYMPPEYVDNGSVSKKYDVFSLGVIIIKVMDGNMGRTRSAEMDAKQFTEHVCEKWKKRLQEMPDEHPSLEIEILRVKKCIDIALRCVIADRKTRPSIKDVVDELEQLEAEIMKMSLPSDETKDLIVQRSSDFNLLAIDPALELCFLFEPRKAISCCLQLTNITDGFIAFNIKINRTKYRAQPSKGMMRPCSKRYITVTLLAQEEALVQCHDMFIVLGANVNKDLKSDEITEDLFKEAMKGKVVDVVKLPIVYVVMDQFSCYSCYETIRE, encoded by the exons ATGTCTGACGACTTGGATATTAAACTCCATTTGCTCGAAACAATAACTAACAACTTTTCAGAGGATCACAGGGTTAGCAGTGGTGGGTATGGAGTTGTTTACAGG GGGGTGTATAAAGGCAAAGAGATTGCCGTTAAGAAGCTTCATCAGTTGCAAGGGCTTGATGATAAGGCATTTGATAATGAATTCCGCAACCTTAGCAAGGTCCACCATAAGAATGTGGTAAAGTTAGTTGGCTACTGTTATGAATCAAGAAGAAAATATGTCCAACACAATGGTGAACTAATTTTAGCCACACTAATGGAGCGAATTCTCTGCTTCGAATATATGGAATGTGGAAGCCTTGATAAACATATCACAG ATGAATCTTGTGACCTAGATTGGCCTACATGTTACCAAATTATTAAAGGAACATGTGAGGGTATAAATCACCTTCACAGTGCATATGAGAAACCTATTTTCCATCTGGACTTAAAACCTGATAATATTTTGCTGGACAACAATAAGATGGCCAAAATTGCAGACCTTGGTTTGTCCAAACTCGTTGCTTCAACACAGACCCATAAAACAGAGACTGTCAAAGGAACACA CGGCTATATGCCACCAGAATATGTGGATAATGGATCTGTTTCAAAGAAGTATGACGTGTTCAGTCTTGGAGTTATAATTATTAAAGTAATGGATGGAAATATGGGTCGCACCCGCTCTGCTGAAATGGACGCCAAGCAGTTCACTGAGCAT GTATGTGAAAAGTGGAAGAAAAGGCTGCAAGAAATGCCTGATGAGCATCCATCGCTGGAAATAGAAATCCTACGAGTGAAGAAATGTATTGACATCGCCTTAAGATGTGTGATAGCTGACAGGAAAACGAGGCCGTCTATAAAGGATGTTGTCGATGAACTGGAACAATTAGAAGCGGAAATTATGAAAATGTCACTACCATCTGATGAGACAAAAGATCTAATTGTCCAG AGAAGCTCTGACTTCAACCTTCTTGCCATAGATCCGGCCCTGGAGCTGTGCTTCCTATTCGAGCCGAGGAAGGCCATATCATGTTGCCTGCAGCTAACCAACATTACTGATGGATTCATTGCATTTAATATAAAGATCAACAGAACCAAGTACAGGGCACAGCCGAGCAAAGGAATGATGCGGCCGTGCTCCAAGCGTTATATCACTGTCACATTACTAGCACAGGAGGAGGCACTTGTGCAGTGCCATGACATGTTTATTGTACTGGGTGCAAATGTTAACAAGGACCTGAAATCCGACGAGATCACTGAAGACTTGTTCAAAGAAGCCATGAAGGGGAAGGTGGTTGATGTGGTAAAATTGCCGATTGTTTATGTTGTCATGGACCAGTTTTCATGTTATAGTTGTTATGAAACAATTCGTGAATGA
- the LOC136505518 gene encoding cysteine-rich receptor-like protein kinase 44 isoform X2, whose product MGSSSPSSKINHSCLCYRFQQGVYKGKEIAVKKLHQLQGLDDKAFDNEFRNLSKVHHKNVVKLVGYCYESRRKYVQHNGELILATLMERILCFEYMECGSLDKHITDESCDLDWPTCYQIIKGTCEGINHLHSAYEKPIFHLDLKPDNILLDNNKMAKIADLGLSKLVASTQTHKTETVKGTHGYMPPEYVDNGSVSKKYDVFSLGVIIIKVMDGNMGRTRSAEMDAKQFTEHVCEKWKKRLQEMPDEHPSLEIEILRVKKCIDIALRCVIADRKTRPSIKDVVDELEQLEAEIMKMSLPSDETKDLIVQRSSDFNLLAIDPALELCFLFEPRKAISCCLQLTNITDGFIAFNIKINRTKYRAQPSKGMMRPCSKRYITVTLLAQEEALVQCHDMFIVLGANVNKDLKSDEITEDLFKEAMKGKVVDVVKLPIVYVVMDQFSCYSCYETIRE is encoded by the exons ATGGGATCCTCATCGCCAAGCAGCAAAATTAACCACTCCTGTCTCTGCTATCGTTTCCAGCAG GGGGTGTATAAAGGCAAAGAGATTGCCGTTAAGAAGCTTCATCAGTTGCAAGGGCTTGATGATAAGGCATTTGATAATGAATTCCGCAACCTTAGCAAGGTCCACCATAAGAATGTGGTAAAGTTAGTTGGCTACTGTTATGAATCAAGAAGAAAATATGTCCAACACAATGGTGAACTAATTTTAGCCACACTAATGGAGCGAATTCTCTGCTTCGAATATATGGAATGTGGAAGCCTTGATAAACATATCACAG ATGAATCTTGTGACCTAGATTGGCCTACATGTTACCAAATTATTAAAGGAACATGTGAGGGTATAAATCACCTTCACAGTGCATATGAGAAACCTATTTTCCATCTGGACTTAAAACCTGATAATATTTTGCTGGACAACAATAAGATGGCCAAAATTGCAGACCTTGGTTTGTCCAAACTCGTTGCTTCAACACAGACCCATAAAACAGAGACTGTCAAAGGAACACA CGGCTATATGCCACCAGAATATGTGGATAATGGATCTGTTTCAAAGAAGTATGACGTGTTCAGTCTTGGAGTTATAATTATTAAAGTAATGGATGGAAATATGGGTCGCACCCGCTCTGCTGAAATGGACGCCAAGCAGTTCACTGAGCAT GTATGTGAAAAGTGGAAGAAAAGGCTGCAAGAAATGCCTGATGAGCATCCATCGCTGGAAATAGAAATCCTACGAGTGAAGAAATGTATTGACATCGCCTTAAGATGTGTGATAGCTGACAGGAAAACGAGGCCGTCTATAAAGGATGTTGTCGATGAACTGGAACAATTAGAAGCGGAAATTATGAAAATGTCACTACCATCTGATGAGACAAAAGATCTAATTGTCCAG AGAAGCTCTGACTTCAACCTTCTTGCCATAGATCCGGCCCTGGAGCTGTGCTTCCTATTCGAGCCGAGGAAGGCCATATCATGTTGCCTGCAGCTAACCAACATTACTGATGGATTCATTGCATTTAATATAAAGATCAACAGAACCAAGTACAGGGCACAGCCGAGCAAAGGAATGATGCGGCCGTGCTCCAAGCGTTATATCACTGTCACATTACTAGCACAGGAGGAGGCACTTGTGCAGTGCCATGACATGTTTATTGTACTGGGTGCAAATGTTAACAAGGACCTGAAATCCGACGAGATCACTGAAGACTTGTTCAAAGAAGCCATGAAGGGGAAGGTGGTTGATGTGGTAAAATTGCCGATTGTTTATGTTGTCATGGACCAGTTTTCATGTTATAGTTGTTATGAAACAATTCGTGAATGA